The genomic region AAGTGTAACGCCTGCCTCTCCCCTTCACGACAGTGTACTCGACCCGTTGGCCTCCCAAAGTTATCGAGGGCACTGTCTCAATTCGCGGAGCGGTCGTGTAGATAACTGATTCCAGTCAGATGGTCTGGAGGAGGGAAACTCCTGTCACCGCGAGGAGCGGCGAGGAAGAGGAAGGTTCGTTGAGAGAGGTTTTATGTACAATTCTGTACATTGAGCCGCTGTGCGCGTCGACCAAATCATTCTATCCCCGGAAGAGGTCCCGAAGAAATGGTACAACATAATCCCCGATATCCCAGGGGGGCTCCCGCCCCCGAAGGAGCCAGGGGACGGCGAATCTAGGATCGAGGGGCTGAAGAAGCGGCTTGTCGGAGAGTGCCTCAAGCAGGAGGGCTCCACCTCGAGCTGGATCGACATCCCTGAAGAAGTGAGGGAGCTGTACATCCACGCCGGGAGGCCCAGGCCCCTCTACAGGGCGAGGCGCATGGAGGAGGCGCTGCATCTGAAGAAGGTCAGAATCTACTACAAGAGGGAGGACCTCAGCCCGACGGGGTCTCACAAGGTCAACACCGCCCTGGCCCAGGCCTACTACGCTGCGAAGGAGGGGAAGAGGACCCTTGTCACAGAGACCGGGGCAGGCCAGTGGGGCACGGCCCTTGCCTATGCCTCGCGTTTGATGGGGCTCGACACCGCGGTCTTCTGGGTGAGGACGGTGTACGACTGGAAACCCGAGAGGAAGGCGTTGATGCAGCTCTACGGCGCGAGGGTCTACGCGTCCCCGAGCAGCGAGACGCCGTTCGGGCGGCGGCTCCTCGCCCAGGACCCCAAGCACCCCGGCTCCTTGGGAATCGCTGTCTCCGAGGGGCTCGAGTACACGGACCTTGGCGCAGATAGGGCATACTGCCTCGGCTCCGTCCTGAACCACGTGCTGATCCACCAGTCTGTGATCGGGCTCGAGTCTATCAAGCAGCTCGAGAGCGTCGACGACTCGCCCGACCTGGTGGTCGCCTGCCTCGGAGGAGGCTCCAACTTCGGGGGCATCGCCCTCCCGTTCCTAGGCGAGGTGTTGAAGGGGAAGAGGAAGTGCGAGTTCCTGGCAGCGCAGTCGGAGGCTGCTCCCAACCTCGTGAAGGGGGAGTACAGGTACGACTTCGGGGACACGGCTGGCCACACGCCCCTCCTGAAGATGTACACGCTCGGCCATGAGACGTCGATGACCCCCATCAGGTCAGACGGGCTGAGGTACCACGCTGCTGCACCCATCATAAGCGCGCTGAGGAGCAAGGGGTACATCAGGGCCGTGGCGTACCCGAGCGACGAGCAGCTCGTGTTCGAAGCCGCCAAGCTGTTCCTGGAGACCGAAGGCTGGCTGATAGCAGGCGAATCGGCGCACGCCGTCAGGGCCGCGATTGACGAGGCCAGGAGTTCGGAGGAGAAGGGGGAGGAGAAGTGCATCCTCGTCAACATCAGCGGGCACGGGTTCCTCGACCTGGACGCGTACAGGAGCAAGCTGCACCTCTAGTTCTGAGCAACAAGACAGGGGACAGGCTGGCATGATGCCGTGCGAGTCGAGTCCTGGAGGCGGCTCGCGGCATTCGGTCGGACCGCGTCTCCCTGCAAGGAAGAATTCCTAACCGTTAATAGCTGGGGCTCGGCTGCTGGAAGACGCTCTTGCCAAAGGCCAAGCCAAAGGCGCCGAGCATGAAGACGAAGGACCTGATGCAGGTGCCTCCAGTCACAGTCGGCGAGGACGCGACGATAGAGGAGGTCGCAGGAATCATGTGGAACAAGAACATCGGCAGTGCGATCATAGTGAACGAAGTTGGCGCGATGGAAGGAATCGTCACAGAGAGGGACATAATCTTCGCGGTTACAAAGTCGTTGACCGGTAAGGAAATCCCGGTTTCGAGCATAATGTCCAGGACAGCGCTAGTCGCCTCCCCCAACGAGGACCTCACGACAACCATCGACAGGATGATCAAAGCCGGGGTGCGTCATCTCCCCGTCCTCGACAAGGAGGGTACCCCTGTTGGCATGATTTCGATGCGCGACGCACTCAACATCAGCGAGCCGTTGCTGAAGTTCATCCTCCAGTCGACGAGGAAGAAACGGAGAGGTCGCTGATCCAGCCGCTCAGCTCGAGTCCCATTACATTGTCATACGATTAGACTGGTGCGCGGAAGAAGCTGAGATGGATCATTCCACCACTACAATCTAGGTGCGCGCTCGGCAGTCGACCTAGCGAAAGCGTAGAGGAAGAAGGGAGCGGCGAAGCTCGGGGCCTCCTTGGAGGCGGGACAGAGGGCGACCACCGAGCCCAAGTCGATCGCTGGCGGCTTTTCCAACCTCTGTTGGGGAGTTGGCCTTCGACGTGTGCGGGAAGCTCGTCGACGGTACGTACAGGGCATCGGAAGAACAGACACACGAGGCGATGAAAGTGTAGATTCAGGAAGCGCATGTGTTTCCCGAACCGTCGGGTGCCACTCCCGTCGCCGCGCTTCTTGCTGGGAAGGACCTCGACAGGCTGGGAGAAAGGGTGGTCCTCGTAATCTCAGGGGGAAATGTCTCTCTGGAGTTGCTGAAGAAGGTCATCTCTCGATAGTCTAAAATGCGGGGTGGGAAGGGCGTGCCAGTTTGACAGTGAGAGAGCCCGAGCCAGCCAGCGGACTGCCGCGCTGGACCATACTCTCTGTGACGACCCTCAGCTCCTTCATGGTAGCGCTTGACTCGAACATAGTCACGATTGCGCTGCCTGCGATGTCGAAGGGGTTGTCGTCTGGGGTGTCACTCCTTGGATGGGTGGTCACGGGCTACATCATCGCTGCCGCGGCGCTGGTGCTTCAGGCTGGGAAGATGGGGGACAACTACGGCAAGAAGAGGGTCTACCTGTTAGGCTTCGCCATTTTCGGTTTCGCCTCTGCCCTCTGCGGCCTGAGTCAAAGCGCCGTCGAGCTGGTGACCTTCCGAGTGGTTCAGGGAATCGGGGCCTCTGTGCTGACCGCCACGGGACTTCCGCTGATCTTCGCCTCGTTCCGACCCAACGAGAGGGGTTCGGCGATAGGAGTCAATTCTATCGCGTGGGGCATGGGTGCTGTCGCCGGTCCTCTCCTCGGCGGCATACTGACGCAGATTGACTGGAGGTTCATCTTCTACGTTAACGTGCCAGTCGCGGCCGCAGCCATCCTGGTCGCGTTCAGGCGGATTCCCGCCGCGCTCGATGTGAGGGGCGGGAACGCAAGCAGGTTGAACCTCGTCAACGCGACTTTGCTCGGGCTGGCGGTCACTCTAGTGATGCTTTGGCTGAGCTTCTTCGACTACAGGCTGGTGCCGGCGGCAATCTTGGCAGCGGGCCTCTTCGTGGCTGCGGAGGCGAGGTCGGGGAACCCTATCCTCAACAAGGAGCTGATGCGAAACAGGGGTTTCGTCTACTCCGTCCTTGCCCTTGCGCTGATGCAGATTGGGTTCTTCGGGATAACGTTCGTCATGTCATTCTACTTCCAGTCGATATCCGGCTTCTCTCCGGTCGTTGCCGGCCTGTGGATATCGCCCCTGCCCGTGGCGCTGGCAGTCTTCAACCCCATAGGAGGGAGGGTCTTCGACAGGTTGCGGAGGTCGGCGGTGGCCTCCATCGTCGGTGGACTGCTGGCGGCCGGCTCCGTGGTCGTGCTGAGCGCAACGATGGGTTCTGCCTCGCCCGGGCTGTACGTCGCCGCTCTGCTCGGGGTGGTTGGCGTGGGAGGAGGCTTGGTGTGGGCGCCGTCCATCGCCTCTGCGCTGAAGTTCGCCCGGCAGGAGCTCCGCGGGGTCGCAAACGGCACGGCTTTCACTCTCATCTTCATAGCCTACGCAGTCAGCGTGGCCCTCGTGGTCTCTGTATCAGCCGCCTCGCTGCCGCCCACGCTGGTCGGGCAGATCTACCTCGGGAGCGTCTCCGGGCTGACAGCGCCACAGGCAGCCCTCTTCGCGGGTGGCCTCTCGAAGGCGCTCTTGGCCCTCGCCGTGGTCATCCTGGCCTCCATTCCGCTGTACTTCTTGGTCATGAGGGAGCAAGGAAGGCGCTTCCGTCCCTACGCACCCACCCCGGCAGGCTCGGGGGCCCCAGAAACGATGACGGCCCCGGCTGGCCAAGGATAGGAAGCGGAGGTGGGAACCGGACCTGAGAGCAGACCGAGGCCGAGAATAGAATCACTCTCTGACCTCATCTTCGGGCTCGCCCTGTCGATAGGCGCCAATGCGCTGGTCATCAGTCCGCCGAGCTTTGTCCCAGGACTCTACGCGGACATCGGTGCCAAAGGACATGGTGAGGCAGCTCCGGTCCGAGGCAGTCAGCTGGCTGCTAGGTGGAGCCATCTTCCTTCTCTCGGCTGCTCCAGTCTTCGGACATGTTCTCGTGGACCGCACTTTGTTGAGGACGGACCTTTGGGTCGCTGCGATGATCATTGTCTGGCTGCGGCGTTATGCGAGAAAGGTCATGCCAGAATATCGTTGATGGGAAACGGATGTGAGAGTTGGCTTCTCGGCTGAACTGAGCCGGAACTACTTCGAGTGATATCCCAGGCTGTGAATCAGACTGAACTGGTTCTTGTTCGCTAGTGTGATTGCGGCGATCTCGAGGAGCTCCTCGTCCGTCATCCCGAGAGTCTTGAACGCGTTGACCACGCCGTCCTTGTTGTGGGGATCCTCAGCTATCGCGTACGCGTAAATCAACAGGTTCTTCGTCTTCTGGTCGAGCATCGTCTTCTTGATGTCCTTGTCCAGCGTCTTGATCTCCTCGTCGTTCATGCCGATGCTCCTCAGCTCTTTGTCGCAGAGGCCCTTGCAGATCTTGCAGCCGTCAGCCTTCGCCACCTCGTAGCTTATCATCGCAAGCTGTTGCTTCGTCAGGTGGCTCTGGGCCATCATGTCCCTCTGGGCCCCCCAGTATACCTGGAGCAGTTCGGGGCTGGCGGAGAGGAACGTCAGGGCGAAAGGAATCTGGCCTCCTTCTTTCGCAATCTGGTCGTAGACCTCCTTCAGCCTTCCCGTAGCGTCGGCGGGTGGCGTTACCTTAACTGTCAACCTATCTAATCACGGGTGGTTCCCGCCTCGTATATTTCCTTATCGTGCCTCCCGCACCTTGACCCTTTTGTGAAAGGTTTCAAACCTGTTGAAAGAGAGTGGGGCTGCTCAATCACGTCCGATGGCCTAGGCGCCCTGAGTTGTTTGCCTCTTCTGCGGACCGCTTGTGGGCTCCAACTAGAGGACGCGAGGGATTGCTGAATCAGACCCTGATTCTTCTGAATGCTAGGACTGCCAGCGCGAACATCGCAACAGATTCGACTGCTAGGACAAGCAGCTGGGCGATGACGATGGGCGTTATCCCTCCGAAGAGGCCCGCCCTGAAGAGGTTCGTAGTGTAGGTGAGGGGATTCAAGTAGCTCACAACTTGAATCGCGGGCGGCGCGAAGTTGGGTGGATAGAACACGGACGAGGTGAAGAGGAAGACGAAGAACGCGAAAGTCGACACGATCTGGAATGTCTCGGAAGACCTCAGTGCGACGGATATCGCAATCGCGAATGTGCCGAAGAACATCGTGCCAAGGAAAATCGCCACTGCCACTAGGGCACCGCCTTCTACAGTCAGAGATAGTCTCCCGCCGAGAACGGGTATGGCGATGAGAAAGACGAGCAGAGAGCCCGCGATTCCAAGTATCAGCGTGGCGAAGATGATGCTCAGGATGTACTGGGCCCTTGTGAAGGGGCCCATCAGGATTTGCTCGAACATCCCGTTCTTCCTGTCGAACCACAGCTGCGTGCCCGCGTTCGTACCCGAGTTGATGACCGTGAGGGTGACAGCGCCGGCGGCGAGGAAGACCGGGTAGCTGAACGTCACACCGCCCACTTCGAACGGAGGGATGATTCCACCTAGGGCGTAGCCCTGCACGATGAAGAAGAGTGGGAAGATGAGTTCGAAGAACAGGGTGATCCTGTCCAGGTTGGCCCGCAGGTTCCTGTAGGTGAGCCGGAGGTAGACGTTCAACTTCGATCTCTCCTCTCCCCGTCGCTCACCAGCGAGATGAAGGCGTCCTCGAGCGTGGCTTCTGCTATGTAGATGGAGGAGATCGTCAGGCCGAGCTTGTCTGCTATTTTGTAGACTTCGGGTATGA from Nitrososphaerales archaeon harbors:
- a CDS encoding TrpB-like pyridoxal phosphate-dependent enzyme, whose amino-acid sequence is MRVDQIILSPEEVPKKWYNIIPDIPGGLPPPKEPGDGESRIEGLKKRLVGECLKQEGSTSSWIDIPEEVRELYIHAGRPRPLYRARRMEEALHLKKVRIYYKREDLSPTGSHKVNTALAQAYYAAKEGKRTLVTETGAGQWGTALAYASRLMGLDTAVFWVRTVYDWKPERKALMQLYGARVYASPSSETPFGRRLLAQDPKHPGSLGIAVSEGLEYTDLGADRAYCLGSVLNHVLIHQSVIGLESIKQLESVDDSPDLVVACLGGGSNFGGIALPFLGEVLKGKRKCEFLAAQSEAAPNLVKGEYRYDFGDTAGHTPLLKMYTLGHETSMTPIRSDGLRYHAAAPIISALRSKGYIRAVAYPSDEQLVFEAAKLFLETEGWLIAGESAHAVRAAIDEARSSEEKGEEKCILVNISGHGFLDLDAYRSKLHL
- a CDS encoding CBS domain-containing protein, with translation MPKAKPKAPSMKTKDLMQVPPVTVGEDATIEEVAGIMWNKNIGSAIIVNEVGAMEGIVTERDIIFAVTKSLTGKEIPVSSIMSRTALVASPNEDLTTTIDRMIKAGVRHLPVLDKEGTPVGMISMRDALNISEPLLKFILQSTRKKRRGR
- a CDS encoding MFS transporter, which gives rise to MREPEPASGLPRWTILSVTTLSSFMVALDSNIVTIALPAMSKGLSSGVSLLGWVVTGYIIAAAALVLQAGKMGDNYGKKRVYLLGFAIFGFASALCGLSQSAVELVTFRVVQGIGASVLTATGLPLIFASFRPNERGSAIGVNSIAWGMGAVAGPLLGGILTQIDWRFIFYVNVPVAAAAILVAFRRIPAALDVRGGNASRLNLVNATLLGLAVTLVMLWLSFFDYRLVPAAILAAGLFVAAEARSGNPILNKELMRNRGFVYSVLALALMQIGFFGITFVMSFYFQSISGFSPVVAGLWISPLPVALAVFNPIGGRVFDRLRRSAVASIVGGLLAAGSVVVLSATMGSASPGLYVAALLGVVGVGGGLVWAPSIASALKFARQELRGVANGTAFTLIFIAYAVSVALVVSVSAASLPPTLVGQIYLGSVSGLTAPQAALFAGGLSKALLALAVVILASIPLYFLVMREQGRRFRPYAPTPAGSGAPETMTAPAGQG
- a CDS encoding ABC transporter permease; the protein is MNVYLRLTYRNLRANLDRITLFFELIFPLFFIVQGYALGGIIPPFEVGGVTFSYPVFLAAGAVTLTVINSGTNAGTQLWFDRKNGMFEQILMGPFTRAQYILSIIFATLILGIAGSLLVFLIAIPVLGGRLSLTVEGGALVAVAIFLGTMFFGTFAIAISVALRSSETFQIVSTFAFFVFLFTSSVFYPPNFAPPAIQVVSYLNPLTYTTNLFRAGLFGGITPIVIAQLLVLAVESVAMFALAVLAFRRIRV